A genomic stretch from Aedes albopictus strain Foshan chromosome 2, AalbF5, whole genome shotgun sequence includes:
- the LOC109400996 gene encoding LOW QUALITY PROTEIN: (3R)-3-hydroxyacyl-CoA dehydrogenase (The sequence of the model RefSeq protein was modified relative to this genomic sequence to represent the inferred CDS: deleted 1 base in 1 codon), whose amino-acid sequence MYRTTQNRTNRVSYCESIATVLFYWIELQETTFTMSGPLAGRLALVTGAGSGIGRVASKLLSRDGAIVVAVDRNGKAAEETVQLLSNQGENSSFEMDVSSSDSISKVLEATIEKYKRPPTIVVNSAGITRDNFMLKMPESDFDAVINVNLKGTWLMLKQFGQAMADHKVSGSMVNVSSIVARNGNIGQSNYSPSKAGVEAMTKVVAREFGRYNIRVNAVVPGFIQTPMTDTLPQKIKDMVVMQCALRRFGKPEEIAEVIAFLASDKSSYMNGTSVEVTGG is encoded by the exons ATGTATAGAACAACC CAAAATCGTACGAATCGCGTATCTTATTGCGAAAGTATAGCCACAGTCTTGTTTTACTGGATTGAGTTGCAG gAAACCACATTCACCATGAGTGGACCATTGGCAGGACGTTTGGCGTTGGTCACCG GTGCCGGATCGGGTATCGGGCGAGTGGCGAGCAAGCTGCTCTCGCGCGACGGTGCCATCGTCGTAGCTGTCGACCGCAACGGCAAGGCTGCGGAAGAGACTGTTCAACTCCTGAGCAATCAGGGCGAAAACAGCTCCTTCGAGATGGATGTGTCTTCCAGCGACAGTATCTCCAAGGTGCTGGAAGCCACCATCGAGAAGTACAAACGTCCTCCAACGATTGTAGTCAACTCGGCGGGCATCACCAGGGACAACTTCATGCTGAAGATGCCCGAATCGGACTTCGATGCCGTGATCAACGTGAACCTTAAGGGAACGTGGCTCATGTTGAAACAATTCGGTCAAGCTATGGCAGACCACAAGGTTAGCGGATCGATGGTCAATGTTTCGTCGATTGTTGCGCGCAATGGTAACATTGGTCAATCGAATTATAGTCCAAGCAAAGCCGGCGTTGAAGCGATGACCAAAGTCGTAGCCAGAGAGTTCGGGCGTTACAATATTCGTGTGAATGCCGTCGTTCCCGGATTCATCCAAACGCCCATGACCGATACGCTGCCGCAGAAGATCAAGGATATGGTCGTGATGCAGTGTGCCTTGCGACGTTTCGGAAAGCCCGAAG AAATCGCTGAAGTGATTGCATTCTTGGCATCGGACAAGAGCAGTTATATGAATGGTACATCGGTTGAAGTTACTGGTGGATAA